A segment of the Terriglobia bacterium genome:
GGCGGACGACGATCGCGGGCCGGTATTCGATCCCACCGCCGGCGACCGAACGCCCACCAACCAAGCCATCGAAGCGGCGCGGAGATATCTGGAATTCCGTTTCCCGGGAATGAAAGGCGCTCCGCTGGTGGAAGCCCGAGTCTGCCAGTACGAGAACAGCCGGGACGGACATTTCATCGTGGATCGTCACCCTGACGCGCCGACGGTGTGGCTTGTAGGTGGAGGCTCCGGCCACGGCTTCAAGCACGGGCCGGCTATCGGCGAGATGGTCGCGGGTCTAGTGTTGGACGACAAACCACCCGAGCCGTTCTTTTCGCTTGCCCGCCGCGGCATGTAGCGACAAGAACGTCCGGTGTAGCGAAACGGTAGACCTTGGACGGGACCTTGGCTTTTGGCTCTTAGCTAACCCGCGCGACCACGGAGGAACCTCGCCACGATGGGACTTGACCCTGAATAACGAATAGACGTATTCCTGTATAGGAATGACAACGACCAGGAAAGAAACGAGCAGGATCAAGGCAGAAAACAGCAGTGGGAATGTCTTTGCCGACCTCGGTCTTCCCCATCCGGAACGGGAGCTGTTGAAGGCCAAACTCACATTGCAGATTTACCGGCTGATCAAGCAACGTGGACTGACGCAAACCGAAGCGGGAAAGATTCTTGGCATCAAGCAGCCTCACGTATCCGCCCTGATGCGGAACCGCGCCGGGGCCTTCTCGGTCGAGCGCCTGATGGACTTCCTCACTGCCCTCGGGCAAGACGTAGAAATCACGCTAAAACCGACGCGCAAAGAACATGGGGAAGTGTCTGTGGTGGCGTGACGCCAAGCTCCTGCGTCCTTTAGGGTGCTTCGACCTTGCCCATCCTTCGCCCTGGAGTTACCCACACCTCGGTTATTCAAACCGCAGGGCTTCGATGGGATCCAGGCGTGAAGCCTTGCGCGCCGGATAGAAGCCGAAAAAGATGCCCACCG
Coding sequences within it:
- a CDS encoding helix-turn-helix domain-containing protein — encoded protein: MTTTRKETSRIKAENSSGNVFADLGLPHPERELLKAKLTLQIYRLIKQRGLTQTEAGKILGIKQPHVSALMRNRAGAFSVERLMDFLTALGQDVEITLKPTRKEHGEVSVVA